A single genomic interval of Chitinophaga sp. 180180018-3 harbors:
- a CDS encoding amidohydrolase family protein, protein MKNVLFVLLLLTTLPGLRMPEALLLKDLTLIDGNGGKPVTHTDILITGSTIAAIGSHLQAPGARVINCSGKTVMPGIISSHVHVGMIGGHSKDPYTRDNILAQLKKYTSYGVTSILVMGSDQPMLFQSGFRDSSVNGLLPGARLYSAGYGFTAAGGGPGMKFIYHPASAAQAAMEVDSLAPLKPTVIKMWVDDFGGSSPKMDGSIYKAIIARAHQHHIRVASHLYYLTDAQSLINNGLDIIAHSVRDQEIDPATLQQMKSRGIVYIPTLSLDEYAYIYARKPEWIDDPFFKASLEPGVYEMISSDSYQHNIKNAPSYQRNVHAFEIAMKNVKKVADAGIPVALGTDSGAQPVRAQGFSEHLEMELMVQAGLTPLQAITAATKNAASALNIDHNTGTLQKGKIADLLLLDANPATDIRNTRKIAAVYKAGREVSKGVLNRP, encoded by the coding sequence ATGAAAAACGTACTCTTTGTTCTCCTGCTGTTGACAACCCTTCCTGGCCTCCGCATGCCGGAAGCCTTGCTGCTGAAAGATCTTACGCTGATCGACGGAAACGGCGGCAAGCCTGTAACGCATACAGACATCCTCATCACGGGCAGTACTATTGCTGCCATTGGATCTCACTTGCAGGCGCCAGGCGCCAGGGTGATCAATTGTTCCGGCAAAACCGTTATGCCTGGCATTATCAGCAGCCACGTGCATGTGGGGATGATTGGCGGCCATTCAAAAGATCCGTATACCCGCGATAACATACTTGCCCAGCTGAAGAAGTACACCAGTTACGGTGTCACCAGTATACTCGTCATGGGTTCCGATCAGCCGATGCTTTTTCAATCAGGCTTCCGGGATTCTTCTGTCAACGGCCTGTTGCCCGGAGCCAGACTCTACTCCGCCGGATATGGCTTTACGGCAGCTGGCGGCGGACCGGGAATGAAATTCATCTACCACCCGGCTTCTGCAGCGCAGGCTGCTATGGAAGTCGACAGCCTCGCTCCGCTTAAACCTACTGTGATCAAAATGTGGGTCGATGATTTTGGCGGCAGTTCCCCTAAGATGGATGGCAGCATTTACAAAGCTATTATCGCACGCGCCCACCAGCATCATATCCGGGTAGCATCACATCTTTACTATCTTACCGATGCTCAAAGCCTGATCAATAACGGGCTCGACATCATCGCACATAGTGTACGCGACCAGGAAATAGATCCTGCCACTTTACAACAGATGAAAAGCCGGGGTATCGTATACATCCCTACGCTGTCGCTCGACGAATATGCGTATATCTATGCCCGTAAGCCCGAATGGATCGATGATCCTTTCTTTAAAGCCTCTCTGGAGCCCGGTGTTTACGAGATGATCAGCTCAGATTCCTATCAGCATAATATTAAAAATGCACCATCGTATCAGCGCAACGTGCATGCGTTTGAGATAGCTATGAAAAATGTAAAAAAAGTGGCAGATGCGGGTATCCCGGTAGCTCTCGGCACCGATTCCGGTGCACAGCCTGTGCGCGCGCAGGGATTTTCAGAGCACCTTGAAATGGAGTTGATGGTACAGGCCGGATTAACGCCGCTGCAGGCTATCACAGCGGCTACGAAGAATGCAGCCAGTGCATTGAACATCGATCATAATACCGGCACCCTTCAGAAAGGCAAAATAGCTGATCTGTTGCTGCTGGACGCCAATCCGGCTACCGATATCCGGAATACGCGTAAGATTGCGGCAGTTTATAAAGCAGGCCGGGAGGTAAGTAAAGGGGTGTTAAATCGGCCCTGA
- a CDS encoding sigma-70 family RNA polymerase sigma factor, whose amino-acid sequence MQRMQDLRYAEESLLKDLQGGSKTAFEKIYRQEYIVVFYTARRFIADIQAAEDLTTETFLKLWERLGAFNSLSAIRSFLFVTIKNACLNHLRAEKRSTERQQQLSYLLEQEGEEDIANQQLMAIIYQYLEDEIEKLSPQLKRVFKMAYIDGMSNEDIATVLGINNQSVRNDKARALKQLRLAFAGKDIYTLLLWWLITRLH is encoded by the coding sequence ATGCAGCGCATGCAGGACTTACGATATGCTGAGGAAAGCCTGCTGAAAGATCTGCAGGGGGGAAGCAAAACAGCTTTTGAAAAAATTTACCGTCAGGAATACATTGTCGTTTTTTATACGGCCAGGCGCTTTATTGCCGATATACAGGCTGCGGAAGATCTTACCACCGAAACATTTCTCAAACTGTGGGAGCGGCTGGGGGCTTTTAACAGCCTGTCTGCGATCAGATCCTTTCTTTTTGTAACCATAAAAAATGCCTGTCTGAATCACTTGCGGGCTGAAAAGAGAAGCACTGAGCGGCAACAACAGCTGAGCTATTTACTGGAACAGGAAGGAGAGGAGGATATAGCCAATCAACAGCTGATGGCCATCATTTATCAATACCTGGAAGATGAAATCGAGAAACTATCACCACAACTGAAGCGTGTATTTAAAATGGCCTATATCGATGGAATGTCTAACGAGGATATTGCCACTGTACTGGGGATCAATAACCAATCGGTCCGTAACGACAAAGCCCGGGCTTTAAAACAGTTGCGCCTGGCTTTTGCGGGAAAGGACATTTATACATTGCTGCTCTGGTGGCTTATTACCCGGCTTCACTGA
- a CDS encoding FecR domain-containing protein: MPTIQQIQAWVILHLEGRLEDDARQRLHDWMQASPANEQAVAEFLDEERLKDGLKGLYLSRERIWQRLDAVIPDKQVPAAGRLLRMKWWAAAAVLFLLLGTGSYFLFIRHKTPTGITTRPLSAAPVPAGSNKAMLTLADGTVVPLDSAANNLIHQGNTTVQLQKGQLQYTANGLAAGDAWNKLSIPRGSQYQIGLPDGSRVWLNAASTLRYPLAFTGKYRRVELSGEAYFAIAPDSKQPFIVDMGTTSVQVLGTEFNVNAYPEEMKLKATLVSGLISIKTTNAEQVIQPGKMATITNDGRCVVTTADVNAVTAWKSGYFRFDDDDLPAVMRKLERWYDITVKYEGKVPERRFSGEIGLNTPLSDVLEFLGKTKVHYKKQGNAITIINH, translated from the coding sequence ATGCCTACCATACAACAGATCCAAGCATGGGTGATTCTGCACCTGGAGGGGCGTCTGGAAGATGACGCCCGGCAGCGGTTGCATGACTGGATGCAGGCTTCGCCGGCAAATGAGCAGGCCGTGGCGGAGTTTCTGGACGAAGAAAGGTTGAAGGATGGGCTGAAAGGCCTATACCTTTCCCGTGAAAGGATCTGGCAGCGATTGGATGCAGTGATTCCGGACAAACAGGTGCCGGCGGCTGGTCGCCTCCTACGGATGAAATGGTGGGCCGCCGCGGCAGTGTTGTTCCTGCTATTGGGAACCGGCAGTTATTTCCTGTTTATCCGGCACAAGACACCAACAGGAATTACCACACGTCCGCTGTCCGCAGCACCGGTGCCGGCGGGCAGTAACAAGGCTATGCTGACACTGGCGGATGGCACCGTTGTACCACTGGACAGTGCTGCCAATAACCTGATACATCAGGGGAATACAACAGTACAATTACAGAAGGGGCAACTGCAATATACGGCTAATGGCCTTGCCGCCGGTGATGCATGGAATAAACTTAGCATTCCGCGCGGAAGCCAGTACCAGATTGGCTTGCCAGATGGGTCACGGGTATGGCTAAACGCAGCCAGCACACTCCGGTATCCGCTGGCTTTTACCGGGAAATACCGCCGCGTGGAACTGAGCGGGGAGGCTTATTTCGCTATAGCACCTGATTCGAAACAGCCTTTTATCGTAGATATGGGTACTACTTCTGTACAGGTATTAGGAACAGAGTTTAACGTTAATGCCTATCCGGAGGAAATGAAATTAAAAGCTACCCTGGTTTCAGGACTGATAAGCATAAAAACCACCAACGCTGAACAAGTGATTCAGCCGGGTAAAATGGCCACTATTACCAACGATGGCAGATGTGTAGTAACTACTGCTGATGTAAATGCGGTTACAGCCTGGAAATCGGGTTATTTCAGATTCGACGACGACGACCTGCCCGCAGTGATGCGCAAGCTGGAGCGTTGGTATGATATCACCGTGAAGTATGAAGGGAAGGTGCCGGAGCGGAGATTCAGCGGTGAAATCGGGCTAAACACACCATTATCAGATGTATTGGAGTTCCTGGGCAAAACTAAAGTGCACTATAAAAAACAGGGGAATGCAATTACCATCATCAATCACTGA